Proteins from one Staphylococcus saprophyticus subsp. saprophyticus ATCC 15305 = NCTC 7292 genomic window:
- a CDS encoding HAAS signaling domain-containing protein encodes MDKITFLNELEQELDNLPRAERDKVMYEYEQYFFEQESEGKNEYQIIGALEPPKKIGKEINARSAIVSAEYRTNARTILRAIMASLGMGILSLVIILIPMIFVGGFMLILLCAAMVLVISPLLLIIHGLLNSMFSLAISNYLFAFAFSGLGIVLFVIIAKLAELVYRLILKYLRWNIRTIKGSAEE; translated from the coding sequence TTGGATAAAATCACTTTTTTAAATGAACTTGAACAAGAGCTCGATAATTTACCTAGGGCTGAGCGAGATAAAGTGATGTATGAATATGAACAATATTTTTTTGAGCAAGAAAGTGAAGGTAAAAATGAATATCAAATTATTGGGGCTTTAGAACCACCTAAAAAAATAGGTAAAGAAATAAATGCTAGAAGTGCAATTGTATCTGCTGAATACCGGACCAATGCTAGGACAATTTTAAGAGCAATCATGGCTTCGTTAGGTATGGGCATTTTATCCTTAGTGATTATACTGATTCCAATGATATTTGTCGGTGGATTTATGTTGATATTGTTATGTGCTGCAATGGTTTTAGTTATAAGTCCGTTACTCTTAATCATACATGGATTACTGAACAGTATGTTTAGTTTGGCTATTAGTAATTATTTATTTGCATTTGCATTTAGTGGTTTAGGTATTGTCTTATTTGTAATTATTGCGAAGTTGGCTGAACTGGTGTATCGATTAATATTAAAATATTTACGCTGGAATATTAGAACGATTAAAGGAAGTGCAGAAGAATGA
- the pmtD gene encoding phenol-soluble modulin export ABC transporter permease subunit PmtD: MNSLQLVKYDMYSIFKSPLTYLALLLTILPLIGFTILFVQQSDEMNGNTLLSIGSWFFSIMGLLFVIKTITRDISQGTIQLYMNKTSSRIGYVIAKVISIILIAILITAVLVGFVLIVQGVVDGKNITTSKAFELLWFFLMFHLFFGLLLYLFSLIVPKTALIFTLGIFLVLIVPFAEPFLPMIPKIGDNIQDSLKYIPFSYLTSKTTSGDYTFTNWQWFITSASIVILFIVNIFYVSKKDI, encoded by the coding sequence ATGAATAGTTTACAACTCGTAAAATATGATATGTATAGTATTTTTAAAAGTCCATTAACTTACTTAGCATTACTTTTAACAATTTTACCATTGATTGGTTTTACAATATTATTTGTTCAACAATCAGATGAAATGAATGGTAATACATTACTCTCTATCGGTAGTTGGTTCTTTTCAATTATGGGCTTACTATTTGTAATAAAAACAATTACGCGTGATATTTCACAAGGTACAATTCAGCTTTATATGAATAAAACATCAAGCCGTATTGGTTATGTAATAGCTAAAGTAATTTCTATCATACTTATTGCGATACTGATTACAGCAGTTCTTGTGGGATTTGTACTTATTGTGCAAGGTGTAGTTGATGGGAAGAACATTACTACTAGTAAAGCTTTTGAATTACTATGGTTCTTCTTAATGTTCCATTTATTCTTTGGTTTATTACTTTATTTATTTTCACTTATTGTGCCTAAGACAGCACTTATTTTTACACTAGGCATATTTTTAGTATTAATTGTTCCTTTCGCAGAACCATTTTTACCAATGATTCCTAAAATTGGTGATAATATTCAAGATTCATTAAAGTATATACCTTTTAGTTATTTAACTTCAAAAACAACTTCTGGGGACTATACATTCACAAATTGGCAATGGTTTATTACTTCAGCTTCAATTGTAATTTTATTTATTGTAAATATTTTCTATGTTTCTAAGAAAGATATTTAA
- a CDS encoding SE1626 family protein: MKHLTKIFVIIAIVLFIVGYYLQATGQEDSGIKLLIAAIMFMICAFINRSNNRRKKRNQNRK; this comes from the coding sequence ATGAAACATTTAACAAAGATATTTGTAATTATTGCAATCGTCTTGTTCATCGTTGGTTATTATTTACAGGCAACAGGACAAGAAGATTCTGGAATTAAATTACTTATTGCTGCAATTATGTTTATGATTTGTGCTTTTATTAATAGAAGCAATAATAGACGTAAGAAGAGAAATCAAAATCGAAAATAG
- a CDS encoding GNAT family N-acetyltransferase gives MYHFRTVAMRDLNTILQIENKGFSSEEAASKEALINRINVIKDTFIVAEYDGEIAGYVNGPVINQAFITDDLFDETTKNPPHGGYIAILGLVVGESYRNQGLAGKLLDHLEHLAIEHERQGITLTCKASLISFYEQYSYINYGVSESKHGGIQCFNLVKNLD, from the coding sequence ATGTATCATTTCAGAACTGTGGCTATGCGTGACTTGAATACTATTTTACAAATTGAGAATAAGGGTTTTTCATCTGAAGAAGCCGCTTCAAAAGAAGCACTTATTAATAGAATTAATGTTATCAAAGATACATTTATCGTAGCAGAATATGATGGCGAAATCGCTGGCTATGTCAATGGTCCTGTTATTAATCAAGCTTTTATCACTGATGATTTATTTGATGAAACTACAAAGAACCCTCCCCATGGCGGCTATATCGCTATTTTAGGGCTGGTTGTAGGTGAAAGTTATAGAAACCAAGGTCTTGCAGGAAAATTATTGGATCATTTAGAACATCTTGCAATAGAACATGAACGTCAAGGTATAACATTAACTTGCAAAGCTTCTTTGATTTCTTTTTACGAACAATATAGCTATATAAATTATGGCGTTTCTGAATCTAAACATGGCGGCATACAATGCTTTAATTTGGTTAAAAATTTGGATTAA
- a CDS encoding thioredoxin family protein, translating into MTSLETYFKNSQPLDQYIEVMTENKENVLSIYNSFSLPLNDDRIEKIKSLNYSKVLVITEDWCGDAMMNIPILKHISEALNLEVRVFHRDENTDLIDQYLTNGTARSIPIFVFLNDNFEQETVWGPRARQVQHFVEDTRSDVPSKDDPTFEDKSAEAHKIMTNRYKTDSQLWKYVYDSILDKLIIK; encoded by the coding sequence ATGACAAGTTTAGAAACATATTTCAAAAACAGTCAACCACTTGATCAATATATCGAGGTCATGACTGAAAACAAAGAGAATGTCTTATCTATTTACAATTCTTTCTCTTTACCATTAAATGATGATCGTATTGAAAAAATTAAATCATTAAATTATTCAAAAGTGTTAGTTATCACGGAAGATTGGTGTGGCGATGCCATGATGAATATACCTATCTTAAAACATATTAGTGAAGCTTTAAATTTAGAAGTTCGCGTTTTCCATCGTGATGAGAACACTGATTTAATTGATCAGTATTTAACAAATGGTACTGCACGTTCAATACCTATTTTTGTATTCCTTAATGATAATTTTGAACAAGAAACGGTTTGGGGTCCCCGTGCTAGACAAGTTCAACATTTTGTTGAAGATACACGTTCAGATGTCCCTTCAAAAGATGATCCTACCTTTGAAGATAAGTCTGCAGAAGCACATAAAATTATGACGAATCGTTATAAAACAGATTCTCAACTTTGGAAATATGTATATGACTCCATTTTAGATAAATTAATCATTAAATAG
- a CDS encoding Trp-rich small protein: MSWWQEIITTLLTGSLLVVFRVWLENKWNDK; encoded by the coding sequence ATCTCGTGGTGGCAAGAAATAATTACAACTTTATTAACAGGTAGCTTACTTGTTGTTTTTCGTGTTTGGTTAGAAAATAAATGGAATGACAAATAG
- the groL gene encoding chaperonin GroEL (60 kDa chaperone family; promotes refolding of misfolded polypeptides especially under stressful conditions; forms two stacked rings of heptamers to form a barrel-shaped 14mer; ends can be capped by GroES; misfolded proteins enter the barrel where they are refolded when GroES binds) — protein MAKDLKFSEDARQSMLRGVDKLANAVKVTIGPKGRNVVLDKEYTSPLITNDGVTIAKEIELEDPYENMGAKLVQEVANKTNEIAGDGTTTATVLAQAMIQEGLKNVTSGANPVGLRQGIDKAVEVAIEALHEISQNVDNKNEIAQVGSISAADEEIGKYISEAMEKVGNDGVITIEESSGFNTELEVVEGMQFDRGYQSPYMVTDSDKMVADLERPYILITDKKISSFQDILPLLEQVVQSNRPILIVADDVEGDALTNIVLNRMRGTFTAVAVKAPGFGDRRKAMLEDLAILTGAQVITDDLGLELKEATMDMLGTANKAEITKDNTTVVDGDGDQNSIDARVSQIKAQIEETDSEFDKEKLQERLAKLAGGVAVIKVGAASETELKERKLRIEDALNSTRAAVEEGIVAGGGTAFMNIYEKVAKIEAEGDIATGINIVLKALEAPVRQIAENAGLEGSIIVERLKNADIGVGFNAATNEWVNMLEAGIVDPTKVTRSSLQHAASVAAMFLTTEAVVANIPEESNNDAQAGMGGMPGMM, from the coding sequence ATGGCGAAAGATTTAAAATTCTCTGAAGATGCACGTCAATCAATGCTAAGAGGTGTAGATAAATTAGCAAATGCCGTTAAAGTTACAATCGGTCCTAAAGGGCGTAATGTTGTATTAGATAAAGAATATACATCACCACTCATCACTAATGATGGTGTTACAATTGCTAAAGAAATTGAATTAGAAGATCCTTATGAAAATATGGGTGCGAAACTAGTTCAAGAAGTAGCAAATAAAACAAATGAAATTGCTGGTGACGGTACGACAACAGCAACAGTGCTAGCACAAGCTATGATTCAAGAAGGTTTGAAAAACGTAACAAGTGGTGCAAACCCTGTTGGTTTAAGACAAGGTATTGATAAAGCTGTAGAAGTAGCAATTGAGGCATTACATGAAATTTCACAAAATGTAGATAATAAAAATGAAATTGCACAAGTTGGTTCTATTTCAGCTGCAGATGAAGAAATTGGTAAATACATTTCTGAAGCAATGGAAAAAGTAGGTAATGATGGTGTCATCACTATTGAAGAGTCTAGTGGTTTTAATACAGAATTAGAAGTAGTAGAAGGTATGCAATTTGACCGAGGTTATCAATCACCATATATGGTGACTGACTCAGATAAAATGGTCGCTGATCTTGAAAGACCATATATTTTAATTACTGATAAAAAGATTTCATCATTCCAAGACATCTTACCGTTATTAGAACAAGTCGTACAATCAAATCGTCCTATCTTAATTGTTGCTGATGACGTTGAAGGCGATGCATTAACTAATATCGTGCTTAACCGTATGCGTGGCACATTTACTGCTGTTGCAGTGAAAGCACCAGGATTTGGCGATCGTCGTAAAGCAATGTTAGAAGATTTAGCTATCTTAACAGGTGCACAAGTAATTACGGATGACTTAGGTTTAGAATTAAAAGAAGCGACTATGGATATGTTAGGTACTGCAAATAAAGCTGAAATTACGAAAGACAACACAACAGTTGTTGACGGTGATGGAGATCAAAACAGTATCGATGCACGTGTGAGCCAAATTAAAGCTCAAATTGAAGAAACTGATTCTGAATTTGACAAAGAAAAATTACAAGAGCGCTTAGCTAAATTAGCTGGTGGCGTTGCAGTAATTAAAGTTGGTGCAGCAAGTGAAACAGAATTAAAAGAACGTAAATTACGTATTGAAGATGCATTAAACTCTACTAGAGCTGCAGTTGAAGAAGGTATTGTAGCTGGTGGTGGTACTGCATTTATGAATATTTATGAAAAAGTAGCTAAAATTGAAGCAGAAGGCGACATTGCTACTGGTATTAATATTGTCTTAAAAGCTTTAGAAGCACCAGTTCGTCAAATTGCTGAAAATGCTGGACTAGAAGGTTCAATTATTGTTGAACGACTAAAAAATGCTGATATAGGTGTTGGTTTTAATGCTGCGACAAATGAATGGGTGAATATGTTAGAAGCAGGTATCGTAGATCCAACGAAAGTGACACGTTCATCACTTCAACATGCTGCAAGTGTGGCAGCTATGTTCCTTACTACAGAAGCAGTTGTTGCTAATATTCCAGAAGAAAGTAACAATGATGCACAAGCAGGTATGGGTGGCATGCCAGGTATGATGTAA
- a CDS encoding MarR family winged helix-turn-helix transcriptional regulator, whose protein sequence is MTKKTTFLKAIDQLYETAHLLNQYENIPRKYGTDDELYMVEAHMINLIGVNKVMNISEIAKQMNRTKSAASQKITRLVQKGLVVKNKSTHSSREVSIELTDKGEKVFQYHQALDSNVYNTYLEKLETYDTKDFENIEHFLNMISENLNYLINDTRTH, encoded by the coding sequence ATGACTAAAAAAACAACTTTTTTAAAAGCGATTGACCAACTTTATGAAACCGCACACTTATTAAATCAATATGAAAATATACCGAGAAAATATGGTACAGATGATGAATTGTATATGGTCGAAGCACATATGATTAATCTGATTGGTGTCAATAAGGTAATGAATATATCTGAAATTGCTAAACAAATGAATAGAACTAAAAGCGCGGCTTCACAAAAAATAACAAGGCTTGTTCAAAAAGGCTTAGTTGTTAAAAATAAAAGTACACATAGTTCTAGAGAAGTCAGTATCGAATTAACTGATAAAGGCGAAAAAGTATTTCAATATCATCAGGCATTAGATAGTAACGTTTATAACACTTATTTAGAAAAACTAGAAACATATGATACTAAAGATTTTGAAAACATTGAGCATTTTTTAAACATGATAAGTGAAAACTTAAATTATTTAATAAATGATACACGAACTCATTAA
- the pmtR gene encoding PSM export ABC transporter transcriptional regulator PmtR gives MKILLKNSSERPIYEQIKQQIKENILKGYVAPGEHLPSMRELAHDLSVSVITTKRAYEDLEKDGFVYTVRGKGTYVKEQDNSILKEKQFIVIESLAKSMSKEAKTIGMSLSELQEIVELIFEEDEE, from the coding sequence ATGAAAATACTTTTAAAAAATAGTAGTGAACGACCTATTTATGAACAAATTAAGCAACAAATTAAAGAAAACATTTTAAAGGGCTATGTTGCACCAGGTGAGCATTTACCGTCTATGAGAGAATTAGCACATGATTTAAGTGTTAGCGTGATAACAACAAAGCGTGCATACGAAGATTTAGAAAAAGATGGCTTTGTTTATACTGTTAGAGGAAAAGGTACCTATGTTAAGGAACAAGATAATTCGATTTTAAAAGAAAAACAATTTATTGTTATTGAGTCATTAGCTAAATCAATGAGTAAAGAAGCTAAGACAATAGGCATGTCTTTATCTGAATTACAAGAAATCGTTGAGCTGATTTTTGAGGAGGACGAAGAATGA
- a CDS encoding aminotransferase class I/II-fold pyridoxal phosphate-dependent enzyme, translating to MNPLALDLNEQLSKSNPEIADMLSDLGKLMYYPKGILSQSAEAKSTQYNATIGMATYKHSKMYADTLNDVFTNLEPDEIFPYAPPQGIESLRDLWHQKMLKENPELNATDMTRPILTNALTHGLSLVADMFIDSGDTILLPTHNWGNYKLVYSTRHSADIETYDIFDESGHFTTENLIATLENYTKDKVMLILNYPNNPTGYTPTKDEVKTIVEAIQALAKRGTNVIALVDDAYYGLFYEDVYTQSLFTALTNLHLDNLLPIRLDGATKEFFAWGLRVGFMSFGVSNETTKQVLEAKVKGLIRSNISSGPMPSQSAVKYVLEHPETFDKEIQENIDTLQARYEVTKAVVYDPQYASYWKAYDFNSGYFMALKVYDVDPEQLRLHLINNYSIGIIALNDTDIRIAFSCVEKDDIPHVFDSIAKAIAELQK from the coding sequence ATGAATCCTTTAGCTTTAGATTTAAATGAACAATTATCTAAATCAAACCCTGAAATTGCAGATATGTTATCTGACCTAGGAAAATTAATGTATTATCCAAAAGGCATTTTATCTCAATCTGCTGAAGCAAAATCTACTCAATATAATGCCACAATTGGTATGGCAACATATAAGCATAGCAAGATGTATGCTGACACGCTTAATGACGTTTTTACAAACTTAGAACCAGATGAAATCTTTCCATATGCCCCACCACAAGGTATAGAATCTCTACGCGATTTATGGCACCAGAAAATGCTAAAAGAAAATCCTGAATTAAATGCAACTGATATGACAAGACCAATACTTACAAATGCGTTAACACATGGTTTATCACTCGTTGCAGATATGTTTATTGATAGTGGCGATACGATTTTATTACCAACGCACAATTGGGGAAATTATAAATTAGTTTATAGTACGAGACATAGTGCGGATATCGAAACTTATGATATTTTTGATGAGTCAGGACACTTTACGACAGAAAACTTAATTGCAACTTTAGAAAATTATACAAAAGATAAAGTGATGTTAATTTTAAATTATCCAAATAACCCAACAGGCTATACACCTACAAAAGATGAAGTAAAAACAATAGTTGAAGCAATTCAAGCATTAGCTAAACGTGGTACCAATGTAATTGCTTTAGTAGATGATGCTTATTACGGCTTATTCTATGAAGATGTTTATACACAATCATTATTTACTGCACTAACAAACTTGCATTTAGATAATTTATTACCTATCAGATTAGATGGTGCAACGAAAGAGTTCTTCGCTTGGGGATTACGTGTAGGTTTTATGAGCTTTGGTGTATCCAATGAAACAACAAAACAAGTCCTAGAAGCAAAAGTTAAAGGACTAATCAGAAGTAATATATCTAGCGGACCTATGCCTTCACAAAGTGCAGTGAAATATGTATTAGAGCATCCTGAAACTTTCGACAAAGAGATTCAAGAAAATATTGATACGCTACAAGCGAGATACGAAGTTACAAAAGCAGTGGTTTATGACCCACAATATGCATCCTACTGGAAAGCTTACGACTTTAATTCTGGTTATTTCATGGCTTTAAAAGTTTATGATGTAGATCCTGAACAATTACGACTTCATCTTATCAATAACTATTCTATCGGTATCATCGCACTTAACGATACTGATATTAGAATTGCATTTAGTTGTGTTGAAAAAGATGATATTCCACATGTATTTGATTCTATTGCAAAAGCCATTGCTGAGTTACAAAAATAA
- a CDS encoding bacillithiol transferase BstA has protein sequence MTKPTVYEVLDSGVNYLLSGYDNWSNEQVLDDKIDAFPNTIHWQYGHVLTIFESVLSLCEQNEVDIAKYTNLFGYGSSPEKWGDSDVPTIDEIFKHIRTLPERARKLTDEQLEQELTETIAGCSTLNELLVLNAIHIPLHAGKIEEMSRVLKQQQ, from the coding sequence ATGACAAAACCAACAGTGTATGAGGTTCTTGATTCAGGAGTGAATTATCTGTTATCAGGTTACGATAATTGGAGTAATGAACAGGTATTAGACGATAAAATTGACGCTTTTCCTAATACAATTCACTGGCAATATGGGCATGTGCTAACGATTTTTGAAAGTGTATTGTCATTATGTGAACAAAATGAAGTTGATATTGCTAAGTATACAAATTTATTTGGATATGGTTCTTCACCTGAAAAATGGGGAGATAGTGACGTACCTACAATTGATGAAATATTTAAACACATTAGAACATTACCTGAACGTGCTCGCAAACTTACAGATGAACAATTAGAACAAGAGCTTACTGAAACAATAGCTGGTTGTAGTACATTAAATGAATTATTAGTTCTCAATGCGATTCATATTCCGTTACACGCTGGAAAAATAGAAGAAATGTCGCGTGTACTTAAACAACAACAATAA
- the pmtB gene encoding phenol-soluble modulin export ABC transporter permease subunit PmtB encodes MKNLLIRNIKLRKWTIVIYAVLLLISPLQLIIENHSLLTRILYSLVAMILLFVSVLDSGHVFRLNSKLGHSNAYDFFGSLPVSKKDMLNANYVTLILFTLIGAGILSLSHIPNSNFAASGISIDVTLPYSYIAINFFAIPIAFKKYSEQKSENISYLMYLLVMLFIIPIVAVLITLAVLLIFKIKLTALDYFEPVFNYGFLGLSIIFLIANYFIQYKKVN; translated from the coding sequence ATGAAGAATTTACTAATTAGAAATATTAAACTACGTAAATGGACTATCGTTATTTATGCCGTATTATTATTAATATCTCCATTACAATTAATAATCGAAAATCATTCATTGCTTACAAGAATACTTTATTCTTTAGTTGCTATGATTTTACTATTTGTTTCTGTCCTTGATTCAGGACATGTATTTCGACTGAATAGTAAGTTAGGCCACTCAAATGCGTATGATTTTTTTGGTAGTTTGCCAGTATCCAAAAAGGATATGCTTAATGCAAACTATGTAACCTTAATTTTATTTACACTGATTGGGGCTGGAATATTATCACTTTCCCATATTCCTAATTCAAATTTTGCTGCTAGTGGCATTAGTATTGATGTTACTTTACCTTATTCATATATCGCAATTAATTTCTTTGCTATACCTATCGCATTTAAAAAATATTCCGAACAAAAATCTGAAAATATTTCTTATTTAATGTATTTGCTTGTGATGTTATTCATTATTCCAATTGTTGCAGTGCTTATAACATTAGCAGTATTACTCATATTCAAAATTAAGTTAACTGCACTTGATTATTTTGAGCCAGTTTTTAATTATGGCTTTTTAGGCTTAAGTATCATTTTTCTTATAGCTAATTATTTTATACAGTATAAAAAAGTAAATTAA
- the pmtC gene encoding phenol-soluble modulin export ABC transporter ATP-binding protein PmtC, with amino-acid sequence MQLKNITKTYGNNNVLDHIDFDFGQSQIVGLIGKNGVGKTTLMKVMNGNIINYKGDVKLGNKQNVGYLIEHPKLYDNKTGLFNLKLFANVLGNGFDKKYADQIIDAFGMRPYVKKKVKKYSMGMKQKLAIAVSLMNKPKYLILDEPTNGMDPDGSIDVLKTIQSLVKDLDMKILISSHKLEDIELICDRAVFLRDGKFVQDVNMKEGTASDSTVIIFENEDFEAGLAFLKEQYNVVQTQEASGEVIINAQRSYKKVLKGLASESVFPKFIETRKSSLRDTYFNINQKGGQ; translated from the coding sequence ATGCAATTAAAGAATATAACAAAAACATATGGAAATAATAATGTGCTTGACCATATTGATTTTGATTTTGGTCAAAGTCAGATTGTTGGTTTGATTGGTAAAAATGGTGTCGGAAAGACAACCTTAATGAAAGTCATGAATGGAAATATTATCAATTATAAAGGAGACGTCAAATTAGGTAATAAGCAAAATGTTGGTTACTTAATTGAACATCCTAAATTGTATGATAATAAAACAGGTTTATTTAATTTAAAACTTTTTGCTAATGTCCTTGGTAATGGTTTTGATAAAAAATATGCAGATCAAATTATCGATGCATTTGGTATGAGACCCTATGTTAAAAAGAAAGTTAAAAAATACTCTATGGGTATGAAACAAAAATTGGCCATAGCAGTTTCATTAATGAATAAACCAAAGTATTTAATTTTAGATGAACCAACAAATGGTATGGATCCGGATGGTTCAATTGATGTGCTTAAAACAATACAATCGCTTGTTAAAGACTTAGATATGAAAATTTTAATTTCTAGTCATAAACTTGAAGATATTGAATTGATTTGTGATAGAGCCGTATTTTTACGTGATGGTAAGTTCGTGCAAGATGTAAATATGAAAGAGGGCACAGCATCTGATTCTACAGTCATTATATTTGAAAATGAGGATTTTGAAGCTGGATTAGCCTTCTTAAAAGAGCAATATAATGTAGTACAAACGCAAGAAGCTAGTGGCGAAGTGATTATCAATGCACAACGCAGCTATAAAAAAGTACTAAAAGGTTTAGCAAGTGAATCTGTTTTCCCTAAATTTATTGAGACTCGTAAGAGTTCGTTACGTGATACTTACTTCAATATTAATCAGAAAGGTGGCCAATAA